The Denitrificimonas caeni genome has a segment encoding these proteins:
- the clcA gene encoding H(+)/Cl(-) exchange transporter ClcA, with product MNIIKHLIKSDKTPVYILTLSAVIGAVVGFIGVLFQLGVAFISTWRMTSVEQHFSAKWQIILATFIFSACLTMLAYYLVKRFAPEAGGSGIPDIEGALQDLRPVRWWRVLPVKFFAGLGTLSSGMVLGREGPTVQIGANTAEMFSDIFRLKNKDNRYALLASGAAAGLSVAFNAPLAGIIFVIEEMREEFKYNIVSIKAVVIGSIMATVIFRLINGSAALLDVGVFAAAPIQALWLFIVLGFCIGLLGIAYNRFLLFLQDRFQAFYQDKTYRFVLTGGLIGGSFAAIALYLPETVGDGFNVIHDWSNGHFTLKLLIIFLVLRFFTSIISFSSGAPGGVFSPLLALGTLAGALFGNVAIDYFPGYELEAGMFAIAGMGALFAATVRAPLTGAILVLELTSSFNLILPMLITCLGATLVAQLLGGRPLYTVLLEKKLAKDQPQVANDTALAKQQQA from the coding sequence TTGAATATTATTAAACATCTAATTAAAAGCGATAAAACGCCAGTATATATCCTGACTTTATCAGCAGTGATAGGTGCAGTAGTTGGCTTTATAGGTGTGCTATTTCAACTGGGAGTGGCTTTTATTTCAACTTGGCGCATGACCAGTGTTGAGCAGCATTTTAGCGCGAAATGGCAAATTATTTTAGCAACTTTTATATTCTCAGCCTGCTTAACTATGCTGGCCTACTATCTGGTTAAGCGTTTTGCTCCAGAGGCTGGCGGTTCGGGTATTCCTGATATTGAAGGGGCGCTGCAGGATCTTCGGCCGGTGCGCTGGTGGCGGGTATTGCCGGTTAAGTTCTTTGCTGGGTTAGGGACTTTAAGTTCTGGCATGGTGCTGGGTCGAGAGGGGCCGACGGTACAGATTGGCGCCAATACTGCTGAAATGTTCAGTGATATTTTTCGTTTAAAAAACAAAGATAATCGTTATGCGCTGTTGGCCAGCGGTGCAGCTGCGGGTTTATCCGTAGCCTTTAATGCGCCTTTAGCTGGCATTATCTTTGTCATTGAAGAGATGCGCGAAGAGTTTAAATACAACATTGTTTCAATTAAAGCAGTGGTAATTGGCTCAATCATGGCCACGGTAATCTTCCGTTTAATTAACGGCAGTGCTGCGTTGCTTGATGTGGGAGTTTTTGCCGCTGCGCCTATTCAGGCTTTGTGGCTGTTTATTGTGCTGGGTTTTTGCATTGGCTTGTTGGGTATTGCTTACAACCGCTTCTTGTTATTTTTGCAAGATCGCTTTCAAGCATTTTACCAAGATAAAACCTATCGTTTTGTTTTAACTGGAGGGTTGATTGGCGGAAGTTTTGCCGCTATTGCGCTTTATTTACCGGAAACTGTTGGTGATGGCTTTAATGTCATTCATGATTGGAGCAATGGTCATTTCACCTTAAAACTATTAATCATTTTTTTAGTGTTGCGCTTCTTCACTTCGATTATCAGCTTTAGCTCAGGCGCCCCAGGTGGGGTATTTTCACCCTTGCTGGCACTGGGCACATTGGCTGGCGCGTTGTTCGGTAATGTTGCGATTGACTATTTTCCAGGCTATGAGCTGGAAGCTGGCATGTTTGCCATTGCTGGGATGGGCGCGCTCTTTGCGGCCACAGTTCGAGCGCCACTGACAGGGGCAATTTTAGTGCTTGAGTTAACCAGCAGCTTCAATTTGATTTTACCCATGCTGATTACATGCCTGGGGGCAACTTTGGTCGCTCAGCTCTTGGGCGGACGTCCACTCTATACGGTTTTATTAGAGAAAAAACTGGCAAAAGATCAGCCGCAAGTAGCCAACGATACAGCCTTGGCAAAACAACAGCAGGCTTAA